Proteins encoded in a region of the Clostridium beijerinckii genome:
- a CDS encoding TfoX/Sxy family protein has translation MASNIEFVEYVCEQISGAGRITYRKMFGDYGIYCNQKIIGLICDNQFFLKITKGGRNLLCEVIEAPAYEGAKPSFLIESLDDRDYLTEVVSATYEELPMQKVKKKIKGKK, from the coding sequence ATGGCTTCGAATATAGAGTTTGTAGAATATGTATGCGAACAGATAAGTGGTGCAGGAAGAATAACGTATAGAAAAATGTTTGGAGATTACGGAATCTACTGTAATCAAAAAATAATAGGATTAATATGTGATAATCAATTCTTTTTAAAGATAACAAAAGGAGGCAGAAATTTATTATGTGAAGTTATAGAAGCCCCTGCTTATGAAGGAGCAAAACCTTCCTTTTTAATTGAATCTTTAGATGATAGAGACTATTTAACTGAAGTTGTATCAGCAACCTATGAAGAATTGCCAATGCAAAAAGTTAAAAAGAAAATAAAAGGGAAAAAATAA
- a CDS encoding nuclear transport factor 2 family protein, translating to MNIREQITKKYFKSWLENNCSVLKDIFDLNVTYSECYGPEYHGIDTVTTWFKEWNKCGKVLVWDIKQFIQQGNITVVEWYFKCRYDGEIEEFDGVSLIEFNDNNYIVSLKEFQSKIPHYYPYSN from the coding sequence ATGAATATTAGAGAACAAATAACTAAAAAATATTTTAAATCTTGGTTAGAGAATAATTGTTCAGTATTAAAAGATATTTTTGATTTAAATGTAACTTATAGCGAATGTTATGGTCCTGAATATCATGGAATAGATACAGTTACAACATGGTTTAAAGAATGGAACAAATGTGGAAAAGTATTGGTTTGGGATATAAAGCAGTTTATTCAACAGGGAAATATAACAGTAGTTGAGTGGTATTTTAAATGCAGATATGATGGAGAAATTGAAGAATTTGATGGAGTATCGCTTATTGAATTCAATGATAATAATTACATCGTAAGCTTAAAAGAATTCCAATCTAAAATTCCACATTATTATCCTTATAGTAATTAA